Proteins encoded by one window of Swingsia samuiensis:
- the tagH gene encoding type VI secretion system-associated FHA domain protein TagH: MAELTLVPRRTPPGVAPEAFHVRNQHATLGRGAQCDWVLSDPQRLLSKRHCEVAWRNGIWTVTDLSSNGTTLGGKALTRGEPHELRDGDRIGCGNYEMDVVFGQEVQEPSPYAQPQQRESTSGQDPLAAFSNPFEGDGVFAPPVTPDHKAYGRAGHDGAADPMASFFDDEAARSTHSSEGMAENHQSFDFSLGANEGGLDFGKGTASGDVSSVHPQTSGIYDSFAPPRPTSQLLPEDWNEPDHGHSVRHVEKATPEVPQSPFVKEEPVAPHVDPTPAPEAYVEPPVEPRNVPDVAQDYYAAPEQAPPSAHVPASAPEYYSEADGSGVASVAAFMRGAALEGLPSEAPEVFFEELGRTFRSFVIGLRRAMIARAEVKGEFRIDQTMIQPFGNNPLKFAVDDDDALSALLGVGRRTGVSSPDAVADALRDIQIHEMALTRSIEPSVREFMALNGPDAVLETLSFPKDQSLSLFRRAKAWTAYVQHTKAMAETTHETLDGAFGRAFGRIYEAARAEIEAQGAENVRKKGRGPSIRRKP, translated from the coding sequence ATGGCAGAACTTACGCTTGTGCCGCGCCGCACACCACCTGGTGTTGCACCTGAGGCGTTTCATGTTCGCAATCAACATGCAACGCTTGGGCGTGGAGCGCAATGCGATTGGGTCTTGTCCGATCCGCAGCGTCTTCTATCTAAACGTCATTGCGAAGTGGCTTGGCGTAACGGCATCTGGACGGTTACTGATCTGAGCAGCAATGGTACCACGTTAGGGGGTAAAGCCCTTACCCGTGGTGAGCCGCATGAGCTGCGGGATGGGGATCGGATCGGGTGCGGTAATTATGAAATGGATGTGGTGTTCGGGCAGGAGGTTCAAGAGCCTTCTCCTTATGCTCAACCACAGCAAAGGGAGAGCACATCCGGGCAGGATCCATTGGCTGCTTTTTCTAATCCTTTTGAAGGGGATGGAGTGTTCGCTCCTCCTGTAACGCCGGATCACAAAGCATATGGCCGTGCAGGGCATGATGGTGCAGCAGACCCTATGGCGTCATTCTTTGATGATGAAGCTGCGCGTTCCACTCATTCCTCAGAAGGGATGGCAGAAAATCATCAATCCTTTGATTTTTCCTTAGGGGCAAATGAAGGTGGTCTTGATTTTGGGAAAGGGACGGCCTCAGGAGATGTGTCGTCTGTTCATCCCCAGACTTCTGGTATCTATGATTCATTTGCGCCGCCTCGACCCACTTCCCAGCTTTTGCCGGAAGATTGGAATGAGCCAGATCATGGGCATTCAGTCAGGCATGTAGAAAAAGCTACGCCAGAAGTGCCTCAGTCTCCTTTCGTTAAGGAAGAGCCTGTTGCGCCTCATGTAGATCCTACTCCTGCGCCAGAGGCTTATGTAGAACCTCCAGTAGAGCCTCGTAATGTTCCAGATGTGGCGCAAGATTATTACGCAGCGCCGGAGCAGGCGCCTCCCTCAGCTCACGTTCCAGCGTCTGCCCCAGAGTATTATTCAGAAGCTGATGGTTCTGGTGTGGCATCTGTGGCCGCTTTTATGCGCGGAGCAGCTTTAGAAGGACTGCCGTCAGAAGCGCCAGAAGTTTTTTTTGAAGAGCTTGGCCGGACGTTCCGTTCTTTTGTTATCGGGTTAAGGCGTGCGATGATCGCCCGGGCAGAAGTAAAGGGTGAGTTTCGTATTGATCAGACGATGATTCAACCTTTTGGTAATAATCCCTTAAAGTTTGCAGTGGATGATGATGATGCGTTGTCCGCACTTTTGGGGGTTGGCCGACGAACCGGTGTCTCTAGCCCAGATGCCGTGGCAGATGCGCTACGTGATATTCAGATTCATGAAATGGCATTGACGCGTTCAATTGAACCATCAGTGCGTGAATTTATGGCTTTGAATGGTCCTGATGCTGTTCTGGAGACTTTGTCATTCCCCAAAGATCAATCGCTTTCTTTGTTCCGTCGCGCAAAAGCGTGGACGGCTTACGTACAGCATACGAAGGCGATGGCTGAAACGACGCACGAAACGCTGGATGGTGCTTTTGGGCGTGCTTTTGGCCGCATTTATGAGGCTGCTCGGGCTGAAATCGAAGCGCAAGGAGCCGAAAATGTACGTAAAAAAGGCCGCGGTCCTTCTATACGACGAAAGCCGTAG
- a CDS encoding type VI secretion system Vgr family protein — protein sequence MGGQLQNLLLLTSPLGDDTQPTQEGTLHAVSLDAVEKLSEPFVLNIGAVSTEQQLAPSRLLHKPITLTVHRKDGTDRYFNGLVRHVSGNGIEQRGRWEYHLEVVPSLWFLSQTSDSRIFQNKTSVEILQIIFSTHGVQPVEFRVSGSQPVREYTTQFNESDLDFCHRIMQESGFFYYFIHTKNQHILVVTNSNQGFTTMEEPSHRVVAAGNNVDIISDWHTGQRVAPSKVVHRDYDPTRPSTPVVGHAVAEDPSGNSHYSVWPALTSDHSHAQDRSRHALEAGAAESGLGRGKGYNPHFSPGYRFSIDNNPSSAGSEYIVQATHHHAVDQTWLGGTSPAQYGVNFKSFEANQPWREHRTLPRPSMPGIYSAIVLGEGGEEIHVDRLGRIKVRLLFDHRRDTVGTHATWVRVLQPWAGNGWGWQHLPRVGSEVGVSFISGDCDNPVVVGSFYHEQNKPAFSLPGEKTKTGFRSRSTMGGGTADYNELSFDDQSGQEKLFMQAQRDHHVKVKRNELNEVGLDRTTVVERNETFNSRKGDIHIQADSKTITIQAAQEIRLECGNSSITIGPDSVKISSPKVITEGQDVQVEGDSEVLVKGGMIRLNP from the coding sequence ATGGGAGGCCAGCTCCAGAACCTCCTTTTGCTGACATCGCCACTAGGGGATGATACGCAGCCAACGCAAGAGGGTACGTTGCATGCTGTTTCACTGGATGCGGTGGAAAAGCTTAGTGAACCATTTGTGTTGAATATTGGTGCTGTTTCAACTGAGCAGCAACTTGCTCCAAGTCGTTTGTTGCATAAGCCTATTACTCTGACAGTTCATCGAAAAGATGGAACAGATCGATATTTTAACGGTCTTGTGCGTCATGTATCAGGGAATGGGATTGAGCAGCGAGGGCGTTGGGAATATCATCTGGAAGTTGTTCCTTCGTTATGGTTTTTATCGCAGACGAGTGATTCCCGGATTTTTCAGAACAAAACATCTGTAGAAATCCTGCAAATTATTTTTTCAACTCACGGCGTTCAGCCTGTTGAGTTTCGTGTGTCGGGTAGTCAGCCTGTTCGGGAATATACGACGCAGTTTAATGAAAGTGATCTGGACTTCTGTCATCGTATTATGCAGGAGAGTGGTTTCTTTTATTATTTCATCCATACAAAAAATCAGCATATTTTGGTTGTCACGAATAGCAACCAAGGCTTTACCACGATGGAAGAGCCGAGCCATCGGGTGGTTGCGGCTGGAAATAACGTAGATATTATTAGCGACTGGCATACGGGGCAGCGTGTAGCACCGAGTAAAGTCGTGCATCGAGATTATGATCCGACACGCCCATCAACGCCTGTGGTTGGGCATGCTGTTGCAGAAGACCCTTCTGGTAATTCTCATTATTCTGTTTGGCCTGCGTTAACCTCTGACCATAGTCATGCTCAGGATCGATCACGCCATGCTTTAGAGGCTGGAGCAGCAGAATCTGGATTGGGGCGTGGGAAAGGGTATAACCCTCATTTTAGCCCTGGGTATCGCTTTAGTATCGATAATAATCCATCGAGTGCTGGTAGCGAATATATCGTTCAGGCAACGCATCATCATGCGGTTGATCAGACATGGCTCGGGGGGACTTCTCCTGCCCAATACGGGGTGAATTTTAAGAGTTTTGAAGCGAACCAGCCATGGCGTGAGCACCGTACTCTTCCACGTCCATCAATGCCGGGGATTTATTCTGCGATTGTGTTGGGTGAAGGCGGAGAGGAGATCCACGTCGATCGTCTTGGGCGGATTAAGGTGCGTCTATTGTTTGATCATCGGCGGGATACGGTTGGAACCCACGCAACATGGGTACGTGTTTTGCAACCATGGGCTGGAAACGGCTGGGGTTGGCAGCATCTTCCGCGCGTTGGGTCAGAGGTTGGTGTTTCTTTTATTAGTGGTGATTGTGATAATCCGGTTGTTGTCGGCAGTTTTTATCATGAGCAGAATAAACCAGCATTTAGTTTGCCCGGTGAAAAAACGAAGACTGGTTTCCGTAGCCGCTCGACGATGGGCGGCGGGACTGCTGATTATAATGAATTATCATTTGATGATCAGAGCGGCCAAGAAAAGCTTTTCATGCAGGCGCAGCGTGATCATCACGTAAAAGTCAAGCGTAACGAGTTGAATGAAGTTGGCCTTGATCGGACGACGGTTGTTGAACGAAACGAAACGTTCAATAGTCGTAAGGGTGACATTCATATTCAAGCGGATTCAAAGACGATTACCATTCAGGCGGCTCAGGAAATTCGTTTAGAATGTGGGAATTCTTCGATCACGATTGGACCTGATTCTGTCAAAATTTCCTCTCCGAAAGTGATAACAGAAGGTCAGGATGTGCAGGTTGAGGGGGATAGTGAGGTTTTGGTTAAGGGAGGTATGATACGCCTTAACCCATAA
- a CDS encoding Hcp family type VI secretion system effector, translating to MAIYLKYGDAQGDVTEANHTHWVELLDAHWSMSRTIRSAVGNGKNRESTSAHVSELTMTKLVDNSSHVLATYAFVGQARPAQIDFTRVSEGGEIVFRTLHMKDAIISSLNNSGAGKERPVEVLTLNFTELTIEDHGQDSSGNKTAPKRIIYDLTQAKTA from the coding sequence ATGGCTATTTATCTGAAGTACGGCGATGCACAAGGTGATGTAACTGAAGCAAATCACACGCATTGGGTTGAATTGTTGGATGCTCACTGGAGCATGTCACGTACGATTCGTAGTGCAGTAGGTAACGGTAAGAACCGTGAATCTACATCTGCGCACGTTAGCGAATTGACGATGACAAAGCTGGTTGATAACTCCAGTCACGTTCTTGCAACATATGCTTTCGTTGGTCAGGCTCGCCCTGCTCAGATCGATTTCACACGCGTTAGCGAAGGTGGTGAAATCGTATTCCGTACGTTGCACATGAAAGATGCGATTATCTCCAGCTTGAATAACTCAGGTGCAGGTAAAGAGCGTCCAGTAGAAGTCTTAACTCTGAACTTCACAGAGTTGACCATTGAAGATCATGGACAAGATTCTTCTGGTAACAAAACAGCTCCAAAACGTATCATTTACGACCTTACACAGGCAAAAACTGCGTAA
- the tssH gene encoding type VI secretion system ATPase TssH: MAAVIDLQRLVGHLDDACRAALEAAAGAALSRTHYTVEVEHWLAQILQNEKSDVSQFLAHEEINSAQVAAGLNTVLDRFSTGNGRSPALSPELVGILKDGWLIATVDRSDRVLRSGHVFCAALADEVVASRLRAAIPALRKLASEVLIRDFDHLAQGSVEGVTSLQSGEEGEIAPPVNKGALDRFTTDLVELARSGKIDPILGRDQEIRQVIDILTRRRQNNPILTGEAGVGKTAVVEGLALRIAQGDVPEALEQVAIRTLDLGLLQAGAGVKGEFENRLRSVIDEVKNSPTPIVLFIDEAHTLIGAGGQAGQGDAANLLKPPLARGELRMIAATTWAEYKRYFEKDAALTRRFQTVKVEEPNEAVAIDMLRGLVAVLEKHHGVRILDEATEAAVRLSSRFIPDRQLPDKGVSLLDTACARVAMSQGSTPGDIENRRRRVAAIEREIELLEREALSGASHETRVAKLRAEAEEISERLQEDEARLAQEKDVVHALMELRLEAEKEGADSAEAREKAIALSDELKNLQGESPMIHPVVDAQVVAEIVENWTGVPARRMRSDEVERLLRLEDDLRARVVGQDHALKAVSEAIRVSRAGLTDPRKPVGVFLMAGTSGVGKTETATALAELLYGGAQSLTTINMTEFKEEHKVSLLMGSPPGYVGYGEGGVMTEAVRRRPHSVLLLDEFEKAHPGVQDIFFQAFDKGAMKDGEGRDIDFRNTIIIMTTNAGTQLIDALFADPETAPDAETLATALNEEMLKHFKAAFLGRVTLVPYLPLSEETRRMIVQLQVAKVIKRVASVYGVTLTFDETAIEALQARSASSASGARIIERTIAVEILPLLARSFLGRRSDEPSVDIRLIYENGFKLEQAGA; the protein is encoded by the coding sequence ATGGCTGCAGTGATCGATCTTCAGCGACTAGTTGGGCATTTGGATGATGCGTGTCGAGCGGCTTTAGAAGCGGCTGCAGGTGCAGCTTTATCGCGGACACATTATACGGTGGAAGTTGAGCACTGGCTGGCGCAGATTCTTCAGAATGAAAAATCGGACGTTTCGCAGTTTTTAGCGCATGAAGAGATTAATTCTGCGCAAGTTGCCGCTGGGCTTAATACGGTCTTGGATCGGTTCTCGACTGGGAATGGTCGTAGTCCGGCTCTTTCTCCAGAGTTGGTCGGGATTCTTAAAGATGGTTGGTTGATTGCAACGGTTGATCGATCAGACCGGGTGTTACGCTCAGGGCATGTTTTTTGTGCGGCGTTGGCGGATGAGGTTGTTGCGTCTCGGTTACGAGCAGCTATCCCTGCGTTGCGTAAGCTCGCAAGTGAAGTTTTGATTCGGGACTTTGATCATCTAGCTCAAGGAAGTGTTGAAGGTGTAACGAGTCTCCAATCAGGGGAGGAGGGAGAGATCGCTCCGCCTGTTAATAAAGGGGCGCTTGATCGCTTTACAACGGACTTGGTTGAACTTGCTCGGAGTGGAAAAATAGACCCTATTTTGGGGCGTGACCAAGAGATCCGGCAGGTTATAGATATATTGACACGCCGTCGGCAAAATAACCCCATTTTGACGGGGGAAGCTGGCGTTGGAAAAACGGCTGTTGTGGAGGGGTTGGCACTTCGTATCGCACAAGGAGATGTGCCTGAAGCGTTGGAACAAGTAGCAATTCGCACGTTGGACTTGGGCTTGTTGCAGGCAGGCGCTGGTGTGAAAGGCGAGTTTGAAAATCGCTTACGCTCGGTCATTGACGAGGTCAAAAATTCTCCCACACCGATCGTCTTGTTTATTGATGAAGCGCATACATTGATTGGAGCGGGTGGTCAGGCGGGGCAGGGTGATGCTGCGAACCTGTTAAAGCCACCTTTGGCGCGTGGTGAGTTGCGGATGATCGCTGCAACAACATGGGCAGAATATAAACGTTATTTTGAAAAAGACGCCGCATTAACCCGTCGTTTCCAAACCGTAAAAGTAGAAGAGCCTAATGAAGCCGTAGCTATTGATATGCTACGCGGGTTAGTTGCGGTGCTTGAAAAGCATCATGGTGTGCGCATTTTGGATGAAGCCACTGAGGCGGCTGTTCGGTTGTCTTCTCGCTTTATTCCAGATCGGCAACTGCCTGATAAAGGGGTGAGTTTGCTTGATACGGCGTGTGCGCGTGTCGCGATGAGTCAAGGTTCTACCCCCGGAGATATTGAAAATCGGCGCCGGCGTGTTGCAGCAATTGAACGTGAGATTGAACTGCTTGAACGTGAAGCACTTTCAGGCGCTTCGCACGAGACGCGTGTTGCAAAATTGCGTGCTGAAGCGGAGGAGATTTCAGAGCGTTTGCAAGAAGACGAAGCGCGTTTGGCTCAGGAGAAGGACGTTGTTCATGCGTTGATGGAGCTGCGCCTAGAAGCTGAAAAAGAAGGGGCTGATTCTGCTGAGGCGCGTGAAAAGGCGATTGCTCTTTCAGACGAGCTCAAGAACCTACAGGGTGAAAGCCCAATGATACACCCTGTCGTAGATGCGCAGGTTGTGGCGGAGATTGTTGAAAACTGGACGGGTGTTCCAGCGCGTCGCATGCGTTCTGATGAGGTCGAGCGTTTGTTGCGTTTGGAAGATGATTTGCGTGCTCGTGTGGTCGGGCAGGATCATGCACTTAAAGCTGTTTCAGAGGCGATACGTGTTTCTCGCGCAGGCCTCACAGACCCGCGTAAGCCAGTAGGGGTTTTCCTTATGGCGGGGACATCAGGTGTCGGTAAAACCGAGACGGCGACCGCTTTGGCTGAGTTGCTCTATGGAGGCGCTCAAAGTCTTACAACCATTAATATGACGGAATTCAAGGAGGAGCATAAGGTTAGCCTCTTGATGGGAAGCCCCCCTGGTTATGTCGGTTATGGTGAAGGCGGTGTTATGACAGAGGCTGTGCGCCGTCGCCCACATTCTGTTTTGTTGCTGGATGAGTTTGAAAAAGCGCACCCCGGTGTGCAGGATATTTTCTTTCAGGCGTTTGATAAGGGTGCCATGAAAGATGGTGAAGGGCGAGATATCGACTTTCGCAATACGATTATCATTATGACAACAAATGCAGGAACGCAGTTGATTGATGCGCTCTTTGCAGACCCAGAGACGGCGCCAGACGCTGAAACTCTTGCAACAGCGTTGAATGAGGAAATGTTAAAGCATTTCAAGGCTGCGTTTTTGGGGCGTGTAACATTGGTGCCTTATTTGCCGCTCTCGGAAGAGACGCGTCGAATGATTGTTCAGTTGCAAGTGGCAAAAGTGATCAAACGGGTAGCGTCTGTTTATGGTGTCACATTGACATTTGATGAAACGGCAATTGAAGCGCTACAGGCGCGCTCTGCTTCAAGTGCTTCTGGAGCGCGAATCATTGAACGAACGATCGCTGTAGAGATTTTGCCGCTTTTGGCGCGCTCTTTCCTTGGTCGGCGTTCGGACGAGCCATCTGTTGATATACGGCTTATCTATGAGAATGGCTTTAAGCTCGAGCAGGCAGGCGCTTAA
- the tssA gene encoding type VI secretion system protein TssA, translating into MTFGLIFPAVYRIKVSIVAFSSQSTSCSSLKWWHSLICGALYGSDSPTPYRKIYSLYATYTGLKGHYRGKEQPLDMLLPDAESILAGIAAPISDTAPGGIDLRETMGVNSLYSSLRDARSSARMQERISDDDPERSAGIPEEWRAVEKLALEALTTQSKDLEVASFLTESLTRLYGLSGLALGTKIITVLVEKFWSQDLYPPLEADDPEARTFAITGLSGADRDGSLIQPLRKTVLFEFDDGRTIAAWEYERARSRAATRAQGEHVAVIHDDLPSLEDMEKIATGSGNAFLTDLAREADSAYTAWQNLHSVLETACRESSPVAEPPSMGRVTHLLEEIRAATHRYVKLEDLVQKEDPEPVAETEDAALVEHTPSSKASPPKAPARPTRTELLDAAMEIAQQFRKMEPHSPFSYTLENAIRRARLSLPDLLREVVMDDSSRAEILTRLGIQELDL; encoded by the coding sequence GTGACTTTTGGCCTTATTTTTCCTGCCGTCTACCGCATTAAGGTTTCAATTGTAGCTTTTTCGTCGCAATCGACATCTTGTTCCTCGCTCAAATGGTGGCATAGTCTCATTTGTGGGGCGTTGTATGGAAGTGATTCACCAACACCCTATCGAAAAATTTACTCCCTTTACGCCACCTACACCGGCTTAAAGGGGCATTACCGTGGAAAGGAACAGCCACTCGACATGCTTTTACCAGATGCAGAAAGCATTCTCGCTGGAATCGCAGCGCCAATTAGCGATACCGCTCCAGGCGGCATTGACCTCCGTGAAACGATGGGGGTCAACTCCCTCTACTCGTCCCTTAGAGACGCCCGTTCCTCTGCGCGCATGCAAGAACGCATCAGTGACGATGATCCAGAGCGTTCAGCCGGAATCCCGGAGGAATGGCGCGCTGTCGAGAAACTGGCACTTGAAGCCCTGACCACGCAAAGTAAAGACCTTGAAGTTGCAAGCTTCCTGACCGAATCTTTAACACGGCTCTATGGTCTATCTGGCCTAGCGTTAGGCACAAAAATCATCACCGTGCTGGTAGAGAAATTCTGGTCTCAAGATCTTTATCCTCCTTTAGAGGCAGATGACCCAGAGGCACGCACGTTTGCAATTACAGGCCTGAGCGGTGCAGATCGTGACGGATCTCTCATTCAACCATTACGCAAAACTGTTCTCTTTGAGTTTGACGACGGGCGGACAATTGCTGCGTGGGAATATGAGCGTGCCCGCTCACGCGCTGCAACACGAGCCCAAGGTGAGCATGTCGCAGTTATTCATGATGATCTTCCCTCTCTCGAAGATATGGAAAAGATCGCCACAGGTTCAGGTAATGCCTTTCTGACTGATCTCGCCCGAGAAGCTGATTCTGCTTACACAGCCTGGCAAAACCTTCATTCTGTTCTGGAAACTGCTTGCCGTGAGAGTTCTCCTGTAGCTGAACCTCCTTCCATGGGGCGCGTTACTCATTTACTGGAGGAAATCCGAGCTGCCACGCATCGTTACGTCAAGCTGGAAGACCTCGTGCAAAAAGAAGATCCAGAACCTGTAGCTGAGACGGAAGATGCCGCTTTGGTGGAACACACACCCTCCAGCAAAGCCTCGCCTCCTAAAGCTCCAGCTCGGCCAACCCGTACCGAACTTCTTGATGCAGCCATGGAGATTGCTCAACAATTCCGAAAAATGGAGCCTCATTCCCCCTTCAGTTACACTCTCGAAAATGCCATTCGCCGAGCACGACTATCTCTTCCAGACCTTCTGCGTGAAGTGGTTATGGATGATTCATCCCGTGCAGAGATTTTAACACGCCTCGGTATCCAGGAGCTTGATCTCTAA
- the tssB gene encoding type VI secretion system contractile sheath small subunit, with protein sequence MSASIHEKLARVRRPRVHITYEVETEGAEIVRELPFVAGVVGDFSGDPTKPLRPFAERRFIQIDRDNFDEVMQRMSPGLNLVVENTLKGEGEEMKVNLTFNSLEDFEPHRIVEQVPALKSLLETRNRLRDLMSKADRSEELELLLERILKNNDELSALNAELQSKNKG encoded by the coding sequence ATGAGCGCAAGTATCCACGAAAAATTAGCCCGTGTTCGCCGTCCTCGCGTACATATTACATACGAAGTTGAAACTGAAGGCGCAGAAATTGTGCGTGAACTTCCGTTTGTAGCCGGTGTTGTCGGTGACTTTTCTGGTGATCCGACTAAACCACTACGCCCTTTTGCGGAACGCCGTTTCATTCAAATTGATCGTGATAATTTTGATGAAGTCATGCAACGCATGTCCCCTGGCTTAAACCTCGTCGTAGAGAATACACTCAAAGGCGAAGGCGAAGAAATGAAAGTCAATCTGACATTCAACAGCCTTGAAGACTTTGAACCTCATCGCATTGTCGAGCAGGTTCCAGCTCTTAAATCATTACTTGAAACCCGCAATCGCCTCCGTGATCTGATGAGTAAAGCTGATCGCTCTGAAGAGCTTGAGCTTCTGCTGGAGCGTATCCTGAAAAACAACGATGAGCTTAGTGCTCTTAACGCTGAACTTCAGTCTAAGAATAAAGGGTAA